The DNA region CACCGCTGAAGTGGCCGAAGACGAGCCGCAGTGGAGCAAAGACGGCCGGCTCGTCGTTTACTCCGACGCCAACTCGCCGCTCAATATCGTCTATACCACACTCGCCGATGCCAGCGGCGCTACACCCATTGAATCGACACAGGGACACTTCCCCACCTGGTCGCCGGACGGAACCGGAATCCTGACCGCCTTCCAGCAAAACGATCGCGAGTTTGTGGCCGCCACCACGTTGGGAGCTTTGTCCACATCCCCAATCGTGATCCCGGTGGAGGGCCGAATGGGCGCGCTTTCGTGGACGTTTGCCTCACTGCCAGCCGCGCTCAAAGGTGACATCGCCGAAGCCGCCAACGCTACCGACGCGCCGCTGTGGGCCGAGAAGATCACCAATCCTTCGGGCCTCAAAGACACGCCCTACGCCCTCGTACCGGTTCAAGAATTGATCGCGCCCTACCCTGTTCTCTCGGATCGGGTGGACGAATCCTTTGCCGGTTTGCGCTTTCGGGTGATTGCCGATGCCGGCTGGGACTTTTTGCGCGCGCTGGACAACGCCGCCATCGAACTACGGACGCCGCTCGAACCCGGCCTGCCCCGCGAGTCCTGGAACAAGGCGGGCCGCGCCTTCGACGTGAGCCAGGCCGCCATCAACGACGGCTTTGGCTACATGGTGCAGGAGCAGGTAGGCAATCGAATCTTTTGGCGGCTATGGGTGCGCGTGCGCCAGGGCGACGGAACCCTGGGCGAGCCTCTGCGCCACATGCCCTGGGACTTTCAGCCGCGCTTCGACCCCAACAACCCGGCGGCCTTCGACGCCGGCGGCGCTTATTACGCCGAACTTCCCGCCGGTTACTTCATTGACTTTACTCAAGTGGCCGAAGATTATGGCTGGAGCCGGACGGCCTCGAGCGACGACTGGCGCTTCTTTTATCCGGGCGCGCAATATTGGCACTTTGAAAATCGCGGCAGCCTGACGTGGGTGGACGCCATGCGCGAACTCTATTCGGCGGAACTGATTGCCTCACCCACGCCCTTCCAGAGTCCAACCTTCACACCCTCGCCGACCCTGCCGCCCACCGAAACCGGCACGCCAACCGACACGCCGACGATCACCTTCACGCCATCAAAGACGCCGACGATCACTTACACCCCGTCGAATACCCGCACGCCCACGCCCAAACCCACACGCCTGGGCCAGCCCAGCGCCACCAACACCCGCACGCCTACGCTCACCAACACGCCGACCG from Chloroflexota bacterium includes:
- a CDS encoding PD40 domain-containing protein, whose translation is MRDRFQKWLAGRSIPPLAVIVGLNLLFLVGLAIVVIAIVGNNNVPATPAVATKLVVVTATPPPDQGLPTPVIAEPSFPVIAITPTVGPSPTPPSNPFDVGGTIVMALRRDGHTNLWALVPGRPNLTRLTAGAWDDRDPAWSPDGKKLAFASRREGSWDLYLLDIESGALSHLTDDIGFEANPSWSPDGAYIVYEGYANDNFDLYFVGVGGGAPVRITHDPAADFAPAWSPRGRSIVFVSYRAGGPKPDLYLYNLDNPDEATSITRLTDTAEVAEDEPQWSKDGRLVVYSDANSPLNIVYTTLADASGATPIESTQGHFPTWSPDGTGILTAFQQNDREFVAATTLGALSTSPIVIPVEGRMGALSWTFASLPAALKGDIAEAANATDAPLWAEKITNPSGLKDTPYALVPVQELIAPYPVLSDRVDESFAGLRFRVIADAGWDFLRALDNAAIELRTPLEPGLPRESWNKAGRAFDVSQAAINDGFGYMVQEQVGNRIFWRLWVRVRQGDGTLGEPLRHMPWDFQPRFDPNNPAAFDAGGAYYAELPAGYFIDFTQVAEDYGWSRTASSDDWRFFYPGAQYWHFENRGSLTWVDAMRELYSAELIASPTPFQSPTFTPSPTLPPTETGTPTDTPTITFTPSKTPTITYTPSNTRTPTPKPTRLGQPSATNTRTPTLTNTPTVTRTPTPTRTFTPTRTPSPTPGASNTATP